In one window of Cytophagaceae bacterium ABcell3 DNA:
- a CDS encoding tetratricopeptide repeat protein codes for MEFRKLTLTCSLALSLFSVANGQSVQEGKDFILNEQYEKAKGSFYSLIKEDSSEPDFYYYLGETFLLTQQIDSAKWAFEKGLSLSEKSALNHAGLGKATFFEDEASAKASFEKALRLTKSKKPEVLLSVAEFYVHSEYKDLTYAQELLDRALKFDDKNIEAWLLYGDLFLQQNDGTKVMEKYNQAIYLDSNNPKALYKLGQLYSRARNNELAMDNFKKAIDANPEFAPAYKEIGELHYKAKKYDEAIDAYKVYLEKAGDCVDNTFRYASFLFLNKDYKSAKEVLEPLADKDNVNPVAFRLLAYGSYETEDFENGLAYMEKFWETGYEKVLANDYEYYAKLLRKNGNDSLAVNNFYTAIEKDNNKVNLYSEIADIEMANKNFEQAAQAYASRIENGGGTAQDYLSLGRAFYSGKDFEQADSVFAKLIELRPELTIGYMYRGRANANMDPESEEGLAKPYYEKVIEIAGENKEKHKRDLIEAHSYLGYLYLINDENAEALHHWKVVKELDPSNKNAEQVINSLSQNN; via the coding sequence ATGGAATTCAGGAAACTTACTTTAACATGCTCATTAGCTTTGTCCTTGTTTTCAGTGGCCAATGGTCAATCTGTCCAAGAAGGAAAAGACTTTATTTTAAACGAGCAGTATGAAAAAGCAAAAGGAAGCTTTTATTCTTTAATTAAGGAGGATTCTTCAGAACCTGACTTTTACTATTATTTGGGAGAAACATTCTTATTGACCCAGCAAATAGATTCAGCCAAATGGGCATTCGAAAAAGGACTTTCTTTGTCGGAAAAGTCAGCTTTGAACCACGCTGGATTAGGGAAAGCTACTTTTTTCGAAGATGAAGCATCAGCTAAAGCAAGTTTTGAAAAGGCTTTGAGACTTACCAAGTCCAAAAAGCCAGAGGTATTGCTTTCTGTTGCAGAATTTTATGTGCATTCCGAATATAAAGACCTTACCTATGCTCAGGAACTACTGGATAGAGCGCTTAAGTTTGATGATAAAAATATAGAGGCTTGGTTATTGTATGGAGACCTTTTTCTTCAGCAAAATGATGGTACTAAGGTCATGGAAAAATATAACCAGGCCATTTATTTAGATAGCAATAACCCTAAAGCATTATATAAACTTGGTCAGTTATATAGCAGGGCCAGAAACAATGAGCTTGCTATGGACAACTTTAAGAAAGCAATAGATGCCAATCCTGAATTTGCACCTGCCTATAAAGAAATTGGAGAGCTGCACTACAAGGCTAAGAAGTACGATGAAGCGATAGATGCTTATAAAGTTTATTTAGAAAAAGCTGGAGACTGTGTAGATAATACTTTCCGTTATGCATCTTTCTTATTTTTAAATAAAGATTATAAGTCTGCTAAGGAGGTTTTAGAACCACTTGCCGACAAGGATAATGTAAACCCTGTAGCCTTTCGCTTGCTTGCTTATGGTAGCTATGAAACTGAGGACTTTGAGAACGGGCTGGCCTATATGGAAAAGTTTTGGGAGACGGGTTATGAAAAAGTACTTGCTAATGACTATGAATATTATGCTAAGCTACTCCGTAAAAATGGCAATGATTCATTGGCTGTAAATAATTTCTATACGGCTATAGAAAAGGATAATAATAAAGTTAACCTGTATAGTGAGATAGCTGATATAGAAATGGCTAATAAAAACTTTGAGCAGGCAGCCCAGGCCTATGCTTCTAGAATAGAGAATGGTGGTGGTACTGCCCAGGATTATTTAAGTTTAGGTAGGGCTTTTTATTCAGGAAAAGACTTTGAGCAAGCTGATTCTGTTTTTGCTAAGCTTATTGAACTTAGACCTGAATTGACTATCGGTTATATGTATAGGGGAAGGGCCAATGCCAATATGGATCCAGAGTCGGAAGAGGGGCTGGCAAAACCGTACTATGAAAAAGTGATAGAAATAGCGGGCGAGAACAAAGAAAAGCACAAAAGAGATCTTATAGAAGCTCATTCCTACCTTGGGTATTTATATTTAATCAATGATGAAAACGCTGAAGCTTTACACCATTGGAAGGTTGTAAAGGAGCTTGACCCTTCTAATAAGAATGCGGAACAGGTCATTAACAGCCTTAGTCAAAACAATTGA
- a CDS encoding substrate-binding domain-containing protein: MTMHKVWYIIPFLLFLFSCDDGQGKKEKDSPVSGRLLLFADESFRPVVDAQAGTFQALYKDAVIQPHYVSETEAINSLLNRKTEVVVAGRSLTDKERNFFKESQLMVAENKIASDAVAFLVHKDSPLESLKIEQLSDIFSGTATSWAHIDAALDDQEIHVVFDQSGSANYRLLNDSLQFSKNDIKVFAAGSNASVVDYIHKHPEAIGVIGANWISDLDDPEVLDRLNHVKVLDIEALNSNGEYEVFSPFQSDLLSGRYPFLRDIYLINLTSRAGLPTGFASFVLSDRGQRIVLKDGLMPAVVPGREVHVVR; this comes from the coding sequence ATGACAATGCATAAGGTTTGGTATATCATACCCTTTTTGCTTTTTCTCTTTTCTTGTGACGATGGCCAAGGAAAAAAAGAAAAAGATTCTCCAGTATCAGGGCGTTTGCTTCTTTTTGCTGATGAGTCTTTTCGTCCAGTTGTGGATGCTCAAGCTGGTACTTTTCAGGCATTGTATAAAGATGCAGTAATTCAACCTCACTATGTGTCAGAAACGGAAGCTATCAATAGTTTGCTAAACCGTAAAACGGAGGTTGTGGTAGCTGGAAGGTCTTTGACTGATAAAGAAAGGAATTTTTTTAAAGAGTCCCAGCTCATGGTTGCCGAGAATAAAATTGCCTCCGATGCTGTTGCTTTTTTAGTGCATAAGGATTCTCCTTTGGAATCTTTGAAAATTGAACAGCTTTCCGATATATTTTCAGGAACGGCGACTTCTTGGGCGCATATTGATGCTGCGCTTGACGATCAGGAAATTCATGTGGTTTTTGATCAAAGTGGGTCTGCCAACTACCGATTGCTTAATGACTCTTTACAGTTTAGTAAAAATGATATTAAAGTGTTTGCAGCAGGCTCTAATGCCTCTGTAGTAGACTATATCCATAAACACCCAGAAGCTATTGGTGTAATAGGGGCAAACTGGATAAGTGATTTGGATGACCCGGAGGTTCTTGACCGACTGAACCATGTAAAAGTGTTGGATATTGAAGCACTGAACAGCAATGGGGAGTATGAGGTTTTTAGCCCCTTTCAGTCTGACTTGCTTAGCGGCAGATACCCTTTTTTAAGGGATATTTACCTTATAAACCTGACTAGTAGGGCTGGCTTGCCGACTGGGTTTGCATCGTTTGTTTTGAGTGATAGAGGACAAAGAATTGTTTTAAAAGATGGACTTATGCCTGCGGTTGTTCCCGGTAGGGAGGTGCATGTCGTTAGGTAG
- a CDS encoding TonB family protein: MKNFQLTNKSMDDIVFEDRNKSYGAYVLRKLYDKNVLTGLAISVTAFTVLFVAILSKNFIDKEQVKEDKVVEVTMDMVDLPDVMPEITPPPPPPPPPPPAAKKAPDIKSVKFVPPKVVPDDMVEEEEVPPTIDEMEDAAISDKTLDGDSIDVNPIEHTDGVEGGVIGGEESDDMEAPVSFDASYPGGKEAFGKCIQQKIQYTSLAIRNEIEGVVYVSFTITPEGKLANIHVKKGLPGYGLDEEAIKAVEECGFGWQPAMQNGRRIARSMIIPVKFTLPDRY, translated from the coding sequence ATGAAAAATTTTCAGTTGACAAATAAAAGCATGGATGATATTGTTTTTGAAGACAGAAACAAGTCATATGGTGCTTATGTCCTGAGAAAACTTTATGACAAGAACGTTCTGACCGGTTTGGCTATCTCTGTCACAGCCTTTACAGTACTCTTTGTGGCTATTTTGTCAAAGAATTTCATAGACAAAGAGCAGGTAAAAGAGGATAAAGTAGTGGAAGTTACTATGGACATGGTAGATCTACCTGATGTGATGCCGGAAATAACACCACCTCCACCGCCTCCGCCACCGCCACCACCTGCAGCAAAAAAGGCACCAGATATTAAGTCGGTCAAGTTTGTTCCTCCTAAGGTTGTTCCAGACGATATGGTTGAGGAGGAAGAAGTGCCTCCTACGATAGATGAAATGGAAGATGCTGCTATTAGTGACAAAACACTGGACGGTGACTCTATAGATGTAAATCCTATAGAACATACAGATGGGGTAGAAGGTGGAGTCATTGGCGGTGAAGAGTCTGATGATATGGAAGCGCCGGTGAGTTTTGATGCGTCTTACCCTGGTGGTAAGGAAGCTTTTGGTAAGTGTATCCAACAGAAAATACAGTATACGAGCTTGGCTATCAGAAACGAAATTGAAGGGGTTGTATATGTTAGTTTTACTATTACTCCTGAGGGCAAGCTGGCCAATATTCATGTTAAAAAAGGACTGCCTGGTTATGGTTTGGACGAAGAAGCTATTAAAGCTGTAGAGGAATGCGGCTTTGGATGGCAGCCGGCTATGCAAAATGGAAGACGTATAGCCAGAAGTATGATTATTCCTGTGAAATTTACTTTACCGGATAGATATTAA
- a CDS encoding MotA/TolQ/ExbB proton channel family protein, which yields MNKKKVNLPSNFALIVIPLAIAICYTLFFTVFGHPSNFVDNDPDNHPLPGNYLGIVYKGGLVIPMLMAFILMVITFSIERFISLKMAVGNGKIADFTQNLKKHITLGDLEGAKELCDLQQGSVGNVVHSVVEKMQEVAKDPTMNTDQKLQAVREEHEESTALEMPMLEKNLNILATLASIATLVGLLGTVFGMIKAFAALATAGSPDAVALANGISEALINTALGIAGSTLAIVAYNFFTGKIDNLTNALDEIAYSISKQVSSNIKKVTNNQKVAAN from the coding sequence ATGAACAAGAAAAAAGTTAACCTTCCTTCTAATTTTGCTTTAATTGTTATTCCGCTGGCTATAGCTATTTGTTATACTTTGTTTTTTACAGTTTTTGGACACCCGTCCAACTTTGTAGACAACGACCCCGATAACCATCCACTTCCCGGCAACTATTTGGGAATTGTTTATAAGGGGGGCTTGGTAATCCCGATGCTAATGGCATTTATATTAATGGTCATTACGTTTTCCATAGAGCGTTTCATTTCATTGAAAATGGCTGTGGGTAATGGAAAAATTGCTGATTTTACACAAAACCTTAAGAAGCATATAACCTTGGGTGATTTAGAAGGGGCGAAAGAATTATGCGACCTTCAACAAGGCTCGGTTGGGAATGTTGTCCATTCTGTTGTAGAGAAAATGCAAGAAGTGGCCAAAGATCCTACAATGAACACAGATCAGAAGCTTCAGGCTGTACGGGAGGAGCATGAAGAGTCCACTGCTTTAGAAATGCCTATGTTAGAAAAGAATCTTAATATTCTCGCCACATTGGCTTCTATTGCTACTTTGGTAGGTTTGTTGGGAACGGTATTTGGTATGATCAAGGCGTTTGCTGCACTTGCTACCGCTGGGTCGCCCGATGCTGTAGCGTTGGCAAATGGTATTTCTGAAGCACTTATCAATACTGCTTTAGGTATTGCAGGTTCTACGTTGGCTATTGTGGCTTATAACTTCTTTACAGGAAAGATTGACAACTTGACCAATGCGCTTGATGAAATAGCTTACAGCATTTCTAAGCAGGTTTCTTCTAATATTAAGAAAGTTACAAACAACCAAAAGGTAGCTGCTAACTAA
- a CDS encoding 3-hydroxybutyryl-CoA dehydrogenase: MQNISVIGGGTMGNGIAHVFAQAGHKVSLIDLSEDRLQHAIASISKNLDRQIKKGTLEESRKTDILNNLATFTSLKPGVEHADLVVEAATEKSGVKLDIFKKLDEYCPKNTILATNTSSISITKIATATQRPEQVIGMHFMNPVPIMALVEIIRGYTTSDLTTSTIMDLSTHIGKSPVEVQDYPGFVSNRILMPMINEAIYTLYEGVAGVKEIDTVMKLGMAHPMGPLQLADFIGLDVCLYIMNVLYDGFKNPKYAPCPLLVNMVEAGYHGVKTGEGFYVHDKNSKNVKVAERFR, translated from the coding sequence ATGCAGAATATTTCAGTAATAGGCGGAGGAACCATGGGAAATGGCATTGCACATGTTTTCGCTCAGGCTGGTCATAAAGTTAGCCTAATCGACCTTTCCGAAGACAGGTTACAACACGCCATCGCCTCAATATCAAAAAACCTGGACAGGCAAATTAAGAAAGGCACGCTTGAAGAATCACGAAAAACAGATATCCTAAACAATTTAGCTACATTTACCTCATTAAAACCAGGTGTAGAGCATGCTGACCTAGTGGTAGAGGCCGCAACAGAAAAATCAGGGGTCAAACTGGATATTTTTAAAAAATTAGACGAGTATTGCCCTAAAAATACCATTTTAGCTACCAATACCTCCTCTATTTCTATTACCAAAATAGCCACTGCTACACAGCGGCCAGAGCAGGTCATAGGAATGCACTTTATGAACCCTGTACCTATCATGGCACTGGTTGAGATCATCCGTGGATATACCACCTCTGACCTTACCACATCTACTATCATGGATCTTTCCACCCATATAGGGAAATCGCCAGTAGAAGTGCAGGATTACCCCGGCTTCGTATCGAACAGAATACTCATGCCTATGATCAATGAAGCTATTTACACCCTTTACGAAGGTGTAGCTGGTGTAAAGGAAATAGATACTGTTATGAAACTAGGCATGGCACACCCTATGGGGCCACTCCAATTAGCAGACTTCATCGGACTTGATGTTTGTTTATATATTATGAATGTCCTTTACGATGGCTTTAAAAATCCTAAATATGCACCATGTCCACTTTTAGTAAATATGGTAGAGGCAGGATACCATGGAGTCAAAACAGGAGAAGGCTTTTACGTACACGATAAAAATAGCAAGAATGTAAAGGTAGCTGAAAGGTTTCGTTGA
- the asnA gene encoding aspartate--ammonia ligase — translation MSKELIIPKGYSSPIDVHQTEIAIKEVKEFFQDSLAAELKLRRVTAPLFVLRGTGINDDLGGWERPVSFPVKDMDDSVAEVVHSLAKWKRIKLKDLNIKPHYGIYTDMNAIRADETLTNLHSLYVDQWDWELSINEEDRNINFLKKVVKHIYSAISSAEFHIHELYPAIKPTLPEEIAFIHSEELLKMYPDLSPKEREDKITEKHGAVFIMGIGHTLSNGEKHDDRAPDYDDWSTPNNDGFIGLNGDIMLWNPVLNRAFEISSMGIRVSKEALEKQLQICGKEERKKFLFHQMMLNNELPFSIGGGIGQSRLCMFLLKKAHIGEVQASIWPDEMKKKCKENNINLM, via the coding sequence ATGTCAAAAGAGTTAATTATTCCAAAAGGTTACTCCTCTCCTATTGATGTACATCAAACAGAGATAGCCATAAAGGAGGTAAAGGAATTTTTCCAGGATAGTTTGGCGGCAGAACTAAAACTTCGTAGGGTAACAGCCCCACTTTTTGTTCTTAGAGGAACAGGTATTAATGATGATTTAGGAGGTTGGGAAAGGCCAGTTTCTTTTCCCGTCAAAGACATGGACGACTCTGTGGCAGAAGTGGTTCATTCCTTGGCCAAATGGAAAAGGATCAAGCTTAAGGACCTTAATATCAAACCGCACTATGGCATTTACACAGACATGAATGCCATCAGAGCAGATGAAACGCTGACCAACCTACATTCCTTATACGTAGACCAGTGGGATTGGGAGCTTTCCATCAATGAAGAAGATAGAAATATCAACTTCTTGAAAAAGGTTGTTAAGCATATTTACTCTGCTATCTCAAGTGCAGAGTTTCATATTCATGAGCTTTATCCGGCTATTAAGCCTACTTTGCCAGAAGAAATAGCCTTCATCCATTCGGAGGAACTCTTAAAAATGTACCCAGACCTCTCTCCTAAAGAAAGGGAAGATAAAATTACCGAAAAACATGGTGCGGTATTTATCATGGGAATTGGGCATACTTTGTCTAATGGGGAAAAACACGATGACCGCGCCCCAGACTATGACGATTGGAGCACTCCAAACAATGACGGTTTTATAGGCCTAAACGGGGACATCATGTTATGGAACCCAGTCCTTAATAGGGCTTTTGAAATTTCTTCGATGGGAATACGTGTTAGCAAAGAAGCTTTGGAAAAACAACTCCAAATATGTGGTAAAGAAGAACGTAAGAAATTCCTATTCCATCAAATGATGCTAAATAATGAACTTCCATTTTCTATAGGCGGCGGCATAGGCCAATCCAGACTTTGCATGTTCCTGCTCAAAAAGGCCCATATTGGAGAAGTACAAGCAAGTATTTGGCCAGATGAAATGAAGAAAAAATGTAAAGAAAACAATATCAACCTTATGTAA
- a CDS encoding SDR family oxidoreductase, with the protein MKNKICLITGATSGIGKETALSLAALQAQVIIHGRNKKKLENTKAEIISKTGNTQTFTFQADMESLQEVKQMAYQIAEQFPRIDVLINNAGGIMNKERALTEEGFEKTFAINHLAPFALTGLLLEKLRNSTQARVINLSSTAHKYAQPDFNDIMMEKNYNAVIAYGNAKLYTLLFTKEMHRRLRRHGIDHIATYAVHPGVVKTGFALESNSVMKLLFTLGRPFLLTPEQGAQTNIFLATAPDINKLSGEYFAKKKPASVKKTYCTQENANKLWDISEKLTNVKWL; encoded by the coding sequence ATGAAAAATAAAATATGCCTAATTACAGGTGCCACTTCAGGAATAGGGAAAGAAACAGCACTATCACTGGCGGCATTACAAGCCCAGGTAATCATTCATGGACGAAACAAAAAGAAGCTAGAAAATACAAAAGCTGAAATAATAAGTAAAACAGGCAATACTCAAACCTTCACTTTCCAAGCTGACATGGAATCATTGCAGGAGGTAAAGCAAATGGCCTACCAGATAGCAGAGCAATTCCCCAGGATTGATGTCCTTATTAACAATGCAGGAGGAATCATGAACAAAGAAAGAGCACTTACGGAAGAGGGCTTTGAAAAAACATTTGCCATCAACCACTTGGCTCCATTTGCACTTACTGGGTTATTGCTCGAAAAGCTTAGAAACAGTACACAGGCAAGGGTCATCAATCTTTCATCTACAGCACATAAATATGCACAGCCAGATTTTAATGACATAATGATGGAGAAAAACTATAATGCTGTCATTGCATATGGAAACGCCAAATTATATACCTTACTATTTACTAAAGAAATGCACAGAAGGTTAAGGCGTCACGGCATTGATCATATAGCCACCTATGCTGTCCATCCAGGAGTCGTTAAGACAGGTTTTGCTTTAGAAAGCAACAGCGTCATGAAACTATTATTTACTTTAGGAAGACCTTTTTTATTAACTCCAGAACAAGGAGCACAAACAAACATTTTTTTGGCCACTGCTCCTGATATTAATAAGCTCAGTGGCGAATATTTTGCTAAGAAAAAGCCAGCTTCTGTAAAAAAAACATACTGTACGCAAGAAAATGCCAATAAACTCTGGGACATTTCAGAAAAGCTCACCAATGTAAAATGGCTTTAA
- a CDS encoding PAS domain-containing protein, translating into MEAKKNSTNFLKIFIDNMPFPVFIKDELRRYAFINEQEAQLFNLKSCEIIGKTDADFLKDKSEIKLIEKSDEDVLSGKKVELPNQIFSLKDGRTYIFKTYKFPIINPNTGKVNVFGISTDVTDSVSLTKLKKVLILNSNPYT; encoded by the coding sequence ATGGAAGCAAAAAAAAACTCAACCAACTTCCTCAAGATATTTATCGACAATATGCCATTTCCGGTTTTCATTAAAGATGAGCTTAGGAGATATGCATTTATTAACGAGCAGGAGGCACAACTTTTTAATCTCAAAAGCTGTGAAATCATAGGCAAGACAGATGCTGATTTTTTAAAAGACAAGTCAGAGATCAAGCTTATTGAAAAATCAGATGAAGATGTGCTATCCGGCAAAAAAGTTGAGCTGCCTAATCAAATTTTCTCTTTAAAAGATGGTCGCACTTACATTTTTAAAACATACAAATTCCCTATCATCAACCCCAATACAGGAAAAGTAAACGTCTTTGGAATCTCTACAGACGTAACTGATTCCGTAAGCCTAACCAAACTCAAAAAAGTCTTAATATTGAACAGTAACCCTTACACTTGA
- a CDS encoding DUF4249 domain-containing protein: MKKHLLFYILTFLAFFSCEKVVDMDLNEESPRVVIEGQVTNKPGPYTIRITQSGSYMGGDKFEKIVGANVKVYDNAGQSESLVEEEPGLYKTTNLEGVEGRVYHLEVEYDSEKYTASSSMPVKVPIDSLTLHHREEQLFNWPEYYINMHFTDPGHTRNYYYLKVYNNNMQGEPSPHFVVFDDLLFNGRSISDDIGFSDFEKGDTVHVELLSIDREAYEYYNNLNAILNNAGGNPFQGAPQNPTTNISGNALGFFGAYAIDKASILIDY; encoded by the coding sequence ATGAAAAAACATCTTTTATTTTATATACTGACGTTTCTGGCTTTTTTCTCTTGTGAGAAAGTTGTAGATATGGACTTAAATGAGGAGAGTCCTAGGGTTGTCATAGAAGGTCAGGTGACCAACAAACCTGGGCCATATACTATAAGAATAACTCAAAGTGGAAGTTATATGGGGGGTGATAAATTTGAGAAAATTGTAGGTGCCAATGTAAAGGTTTATGACAATGCTGGGCAATCTGAATCACTCGTGGAAGAAGAGCCTGGTTTGTACAAGACCACAAACCTTGAAGGGGTAGAAGGAAGGGTTTACCATTTAGAGGTGGAATATGATAGTGAAAAATATACAGCATCTTCTAGTATGCCTGTAAAGGTGCCTATAGACAGTTTGACTCTTCATCACCGGGAAGAACAGCTTTTCAATTGGCCAGAATACTATATCAATATGCACTTTACTGATCCTGGGCACACCCGTAACTACTATTATTTGAAAGTTTATAACAACAATATGCAAGGAGAACCTTCTCCGCACTTTGTCGTTTTCGACGATCTTTTGTTTAATGGAAGAAGCATTTCTGATGATATAGGTTTTTCAGATTTTGAAAAAGGAGATACTGTTCATGTCGAACTTTTGTCTATTGATAGGGAAGCTTACGAGTATTATAACAACCTTAACGCTATCTTGAACAATGCCGGAGGAAATCCTTTTCAAGGTGCTCCTCAAAACCCAACAACCAATATCTCAGGGAATGCTTTGGGGTTCTTTGGTGCTTATGCTATTGACAAAGCTTCCATATTGATAGATTATTGA
- a CDS encoding carboxypeptidase-like regulatory domain-containing protein, translating into MKKLYILFFTLCSAISFAQENYTVSGIVKDGELDFELSGAGVYIQEIKKGTYANEGGFYKVVLPPGTYTFRVTSFGYDTLWQKVNVDKDLNLDFTLQGEDFMLEEVEVAGERTNNNNITSTEMSTVEMDMAEIQSVPVLFGETDVIRTLTLMPGVQTTGDGFTGLFVRGGGTDQNLILVDDAVVYNPFHLLGFFSAFNGDAVRDLKLYKAGVPSLYGGRLSSVLDVRMRSGNKERFSGNGGIGLISSRLTLEGPFAQDKGSFIISGRRTYADLFLNLSPNESLRNSTLHFYDLNFKADYTLSDKDRVSLSGYYGRDVFGYSDNFRMGWGNATSSLRWSHIYNSKLHHTTTLSVSNYDYNINFNLGDFGIELNSGIRTYNAKTDWDWQPNKKHHVRFGFSTMYHDFRMPSFSSNIEGLEEAAVPSRNALEHGVYIQNDHVISPRLTLSYGIRLSMFNLIGPSEVYGFDEGRRNVTDTSFYNRGEVYHTYLGPEPRLSATYIIDPENSIKVSYNRMRQHLHLLSNSSAAFPLDLWVPVSNVISPQIGDQVSAGYFRNFKENMYETSVEVYYKDMQNQIDYRSGANLFFNPIVETELLFGRGWAYGAEFLVKKRKGRLNGWISYTLSRSLRLIEGINEGNPYPSNFERIHDISVVGNYQINNKWQFSGSWVYATGTPVTFPAGRYTYEGRTVNFYTGRNEYRMPSYHRMDVSFTYQRPREGRFNSSWNFSVYNLYARHNPFLIDFRENEQTGEMEAVQVALFRIIPSVTWNFNF; encoded by the coding sequence ATGAAAAAATTATACATTCTATTTTTTACCCTTTGTAGTGCAATTTCTTTTGCTCAGGAAAATTATACTGTAAGTGGAATCGTCAAAGACGGTGAGTTGGATTTTGAATTAAGTGGAGCAGGGGTTTATATCCAAGAAATAAAGAAAGGTACATATGCCAACGAAGGCGGGTTTTATAAGGTGGTTTTGCCACCTGGTACTTATACTTTTAGGGTCACGTCTTTTGGTTATGATACTTTATGGCAAAAAGTGAATGTTGATAAGGACCTTAACCTAGATTTTACGTTACAAGGAGAAGACTTTATGCTCGAAGAAGTGGAAGTAGCGGGAGAAAGGACGAATAACAACAACATTACTTCAACGGAAATGAGCACGGTGGAGATGGATATGGCAGAGATACAGTCAGTCCCTGTTCTTTTTGGAGAAACCGATGTTATCAGGACCTTGACATTGATGCCCGGTGTCCAAACTACTGGCGATGGTTTTACAGGACTTTTTGTTCGTGGGGGTGGTACAGATCAAAACCTTATATTGGTTGATGATGCCGTCGTATATAACCCCTTTCACTTACTAGGTTTTTTCTCTGCCTTTAATGGTGATGCGGTTCGGGACTTGAAATTATACAAAGCAGGTGTCCCTTCTTTGTACGGAGGGAGGCTTTCTTCTGTGTTGGATGTGCGTATGCGGAGTGGAAACAAGGAGCGATTTTCGGGAAATGGCGGTATTGGTCTTATTTCCAGTCGACTAACGCTTGAGGGGCCTTTTGCTCAAGATAAAGGTTCTTTTATAATTTCTGGTAGAAGGACGTATGCTGACTTATTTTTAAACTTAAGTCCTAACGAGTCACTTAGGAACTCTACACTCCATTTTTACGACTTGAATTTTAAAGCAGATTATACCTTGTCTGACAAAGACAGGGTTTCCCTCAGTGGGTATTATGGAAGGGATGTTTTTGGCTACTCTGATAATTTTCGTATGGGCTGGGGCAATGCGACTTCTTCTTTAAGATGGAGCCATATATACAATAGCAAATTGCACCATACTACGACTTTGTCTGTTAGCAACTATGATTATAACATAAATTTTAATCTTGGTGATTTTGGTATTGAACTAAATTCTGGAATTCGGACATACAATGCTAAAACTGATTGGGACTGGCAGCCAAATAAAAAACATCATGTGAGGTTTGGTTTTAGTACTATGTACCATGACTTTCGAATGCCATCGTTTAGCTCAAATATTGAAGGTCTTGAAGAGGCTGCGGTTCCCTCCAGAAATGCTTTAGAACATGGTGTGTATATTCAAAATGATCATGTGATCAGTCCTAGGTTAACTCTTTCATATGGGATACGCCTTTCTATGTTCAACCTGATTGGTCCTTCGGAAGTTTATGGATTTGATGAGGGTAGGAGAAATGTTACAGATACTTCTTTTTATAATAGGGGAGAGGTCTATCACACATATTTGGGGCCAGAGCCAAGGCTGTCGGCAACATATATTATAGATCCAGAAAATTCTATCAAAGTCTCTTATAACCGCATGCGCCAACATTTGCACTTGCTCTCTAATTCGAGCGCTGCGTTCCCGTTAGATTTGTGGGTGCCCGTGAGCAATGTCATAAGCCCTCAGATTGGCGACCAAGTTTCTGCTGGATACTTTCGGAATTTTAAAGAGAATATGTATGAAACTTCTGTTGAAGTATATTATAAAGACATGCAAAATCAGATAGACTACAGGAGTGGCGCCAATTTGTTCTTTAACCCTATAGTCGAAACAGAGCTGCTTTTTGGCAGGGGGTGGGCCTATGGTGCTGAATTTTTGGTCAAGAAACGCAAGGGAAGATTAAACGGGTGGATTAGTTATACCTTGTCTAGGTCGTTAAGGCTCATAGAAGGTATTAACGAAGGGAACCCTTATCCTTCTAATTTTGAGCGGATCCATGATATTTCAGTTGTGGGGAACTATCAAATCAATAATAAGTGGCAATTTAGTGGTAGCTGGGTATATGCAACCGGTACACCGGTTACTTTTCCGGCCGGAAGATATACGTATGAAGGTAGAACTGTTAACTTTTATACCGGAAGAAATGAATACCGGATGCCTTCTTACCACCGGATGGACGTTTCCTTTACTTACCAACGTCCTAGAGAAGGCCGCTTTAATTCGTCTTGGAACTTTTCTGTTTACAACCTGTATGCAAGGCACAACCCTTTCTTGATTGATTTTAGGGAAAATGAGCAAACAGGAGAAATGGAGGCTGTTCAGGTGGCGTTGTTCCGAATTATACCCTCTGTAACCTGGAACTTTAATTTCTAA